The region AGAAAGTgtaaataaaagaaggaaagattGTTTGTGGAGAGAGTGGAGTTCCTGCACCCAGACATATAGGGCAAAATGGTCACCTTATCCACaatgaaatgcaaaatgatttGCCATAATCCCTCAGGAAACACTTCCCCATAAAAGATTGAATTTTATAGgattttttgattatttttatgGGTCTTGATTTGAATGGTCGGTGTTGTCTGGTTCAATATGGTTTCcatcttttaagttttaaccaaTCTAAAAACCAACACCGATGCTAAACGGTCCAAACTAATGACCGGTATCTCAGTTGGTTCAACCGGTCCGGTTTTATTTTTGACATCCCTGCCCGGGAGTATCAGTTTCGATGCTGCTGTTCATGTGAAGCAGATAAGTTCTTCCAATTCATGTGGCCGTTGTGGACTTGACTAAAGCTGATGTTTTTGGCTCATCAAATGCTTCTGCAATTTCCCTCACTTCAGAAGCCACCACCTTTGATCACCACCTCCTTTCTTCTCAAGCGTACAACCATCACCTCTTCGTTGCAATTCGATGACAATGGCAAGAACACGAAGAAAAGAAGAGCAAACTCATCTCTGAGTGCTATGGAGAAAGAATCCCATTTTGAATTGGACCCGGATAAGGCCAGGGAAGCACTTGCAGAGCTCGATCAACAGCTTCAATCACTCTCTCAGAAGCAAGTCACTCCTTCCAAGGATAGAGTCTCTTCTTCCAACCTGGgtactccctctctctctctctctctctctctctctctctccatagaATGTTTGATTGAAGCTCTTACTTTTTGGATCCATCTGTTGCTTTTTGGTCTATTTGCTGAGGATTTGGTGCTTGGTCGGGTTACCAGTCAAAAAAGACTTGTTTTTTGCATGTTAAGTTTTTGATACTTTGAATGGCCAGTCCACACAACACTcagtttatatttttcattttctattgaGAACCTAACTTCTTTCACTTTGTAGATTGTTAAATTGGTAAGATACGCCATAATATTTTGGCATTTTTAACTGTTTTAAGATAACACTAAGCTcatatttttcagaattttgaAAAACTGGTGATTAAATTATGAAGGACAAGTCGATACCTATCATTAATCAAGATAGTGTTTTACTTGTGAAGCCCTGAGCAGGGTTATGATTTGCGAATTGAGATGGgtcttttgattttgaggttttctcACAGTTAATGCATCCACCAGCTCATCCTGCATAACTAATTAGATGAATTCCAATAAGCACGACTAACAACTACATGCTCAAGTGAAGTAAAAAACCCAGATCATGAGAATAAGAAGCTCCCATGCAACTCAAGCCATTTAGAAGATCATAAAAATTACTTTTGGATGTGAATGTGAACTCAATTGGGATGGAATGAATAGGACTGGAACTTTTACAAGCCACAGGTGTCCAAAGTTTTAAAAGTGATCCTAACTTGAGCCTGGTTTCTGGTTTATTCAGTTTACGATTGTAGAGAACAACATAGTTGACTCAGTAATTCAGGAGGAGTTCAAAATTCAAGGCATGAACTCCATAAAGCCTATGAGAGATTCTTATCAAGAAAACCATTTTAATGCTGTATTGCCATACTGGGTCCTGGCATtagggaaaatgaaaaattcctTGCATTTCACAACTCAATTatgttttatttaaatattcaaTTTATTTAACATCAATAAGATTAAGTTCTTTATTAATTGATGTCTTGAGAATTCTGAGTTTACTCTTAAGGAATTCAGGACAAAAGATTGGCAATGGCTACAGTAAGCAAGCCGAAGAGGTTTaaccccttcccccccccctttgataAGTGAAGGGTTTTTAAACATTTGTGGTGTGATGTATATTCATGGTGATGAATGTCTAGGCAATATAGATAATTcaattttctttcataataTTCTAGGGCTTTACACATCCATCGTTCATTTATGATGTTTCTGATAGAGAACATAGTTCAAAATGGAGTTCCAACTTAACAAAAAAGTGTTATTAAATACTTGAAAAAGATTGAATGCTGGAGGAGCCTTGCTCCATgtgatgaaatttttattacaGATAAAACGAAACAGTCATGTgag is a window of Macadamia integrifolia cultivar HAES 741 unplaced genomic scaffold, SCU_Mint_v3 scaffold1665, whole genome shotgun sequence DNA encoding:
- the LOC122064480 gene encoding uncharacterized protein LOC122064480, which produces MFLAHQMLLQFPSLQKPPPLITTSFLLKRTTITSSLQFDDNGKNTKKRRANSSLSAMEKESHFELDPDKAREALAELDQQLQSLSQKQVTPSKDRVSSSNLVPEPNDARDLFREEMPELSGSFLAYSAFALFMFTIFYNIIFITVIKPSVDGGG